The Salegentibacter sp. Hel_I_6 region CCGTTGTGCATTTAGCTCACGTTGCTTCAGTTCATTTTGCCGCGTAACCGATTTGTATTTATTACCGAAAATTGGAACCGTTATAGAGACCATCGGCATCAGGATATCTTTCCCACTATCCGGGGCTTCCATCGCAGTGGCTTCGCCTACCGAAACGTAATCCAGGCCAAATCCCAGATCGGGCAGGGCTTCCTTTCGGTTCATTTTTTCTGCTTCCCCTACCGATTCATACAGCTTGTCAAAACGCAACAACTCCGGGTGCACCTGTGGAACTTCTGGCAACTGTACCGGGTCTTCCTGTGGCACCGCCAGAGAATCGTAAACTTCTACCGCGGCACCGGGCCTGGTATTGAGCAAGGCATTGAAAGTAGCTTGTTCAGCTTTAAATTCTTCATCGAAGTTTTCAAAACGTTCCCGTAGCTGGTTTTGCCGCATTTGCAGGCGAAGCACATCTACCGATGAAGCTTGGTTCACTTCAAGGGAAGTAAGTGCAAGCTGCTCATAGGCTTCCAGCAGGTCTATATTTTCCTCCAATACGCGTTGCTTTGCCCTAATGGCATAAAGCCTGTAATAATTTTCGGCCACATTTAGCAGCAGTTGCCTCTGGGCCGTGGCGATTTCCACATATTGTGCATCGGCAAGGCTTGATGCATAATTCTCTCTTGCCGTAATAGTCCCAAACCACGGAATCATTTGCTGTACCGATAGTTTGTACTGCTGCGGGCCTGTTCGGGTCTCCGGTTCGCTGGCAAAATAGCCTACGCTGAACTGGGTTTCCGGGAGCACCCCCACTTCTTCCACCTTTTCTTTTGCCGTCTCATAGCGCAGTTCAAAGGCCTGTATGTCCGGGTTGTTTTCCAAAGCCTCGGTAAGATAAGGCTGTAGCTGCTGGGCTGTTCCTGTAAGAAAAAAGAAAAGAGAGACAAGCACCGTCAGCATTCCGCTTCTTCTATTCAATTTTATTATTAAAATATCTTTTGATTTCATAGTAAAAAGCTTTCTTCTAATTTCTATTTTCTATTCTCTTGTCATTATTCGCCGTCTCCAGGGTTTTTAAACCGGCCTCTTTTCTCCAACTAAACAACACCGGCACTACAAACAATGTGATTAGTGCTATAGACATACCTCCAACCGCGGGGATGGCCATAGGGATCATAATATCGCTGCCACGCCCCGAAGACGTCAGTACGGGCAGGAGTGCCAGGATTGTTGTAGCCGTGGTCATCAAGGCGGGGCGAACACGCTTGGACCCTGCTTCCACTACTGATTTACGGATTTCCTTTCGGCTCTTGGGCTCGTTCCGGTCAAAAGTTTGGGTAAGGTAGGTACCCATTACAACGCCATCATCAGTAGCGATACCAAAGAGGGCGATAAAGCCTACCCATACCGCCACACTCAGGTTTATGGTTTTTATCTGAAACATATGCCGAAGGTTTTCGCCAAAAAAGTCGAAATTCAGGAACCAACCCTGGCCATAGAGCCAAATGAGGATAAACCCACCGGAAAATGCCACCAGGATGCCGCTAAAGATCATCAATGAGGTCGAAACCTTTTTGAACTGGAAATACAGGATCAAAAAGATGATCATCAGTGCCAGTGGCACCACAACACTCAGCGTTTTTTCAGCGCGAATCTGGTTTTCGTAAGTCCCCGTGAATTTATAGCTGAGGCCTTTGGGCACGCTAAGCTCCCCGTTATTGATTTTATCCTGAATAAGGGCCTGGGCATTTTCTACTACATCCACTTCGGCAAAACCATCGAGTTTATCGAAAAGCACATAGCCAATAAGGAAGGTATCTTCACTCTTTATTATCTGCGGCCCCTGCTCGTAACGGATATCTACCAACTCATCTAACGGCACCGGCGAGCCGCCCTCAACCGGAACATAGATATTGCCCATATCTTCCGGGCTGTCCCGCAATTCCCTTGGGTAGCGCACGCGTACACCGTAGCGTTCGCGTCCTTCCACCGTTTGACTTAGGCGTTTTCCTCCCACAGCAACCTCCAAAAGTTGCTGAACTTCTTCTATGCTAATACCATAACGAGCCAAACGTTCACGCTTGATATCAAGAAGCAGGTAAGGTTTTCCAACAATACGGTCGGCAAAAACGGCTTCGTCTTTTACACCTTCCACTTGCTTTAACAGGTCTTCCAGTTGGAGTCCAAAATCTTCTATTTGTCGAAGGTTTTGCCCCTGCACTTTGATTCCCATAGGTGCGCGCATCCCCGTTTGAAGCATTACCAGCCGTGTCTCGATGGGCTGGAGCTTGGGCGCCGAGGTTACCCCCGGCAGCTTGGTGGCGGCGGTGATCTCGTTCCAGATATCATCTGGCGACTCTATTTCGGGGCGCCAGTTACGGTAATATTCCCCGTCATCATCTGGAATGAGCTGTTTGTTTTTTACGCGGTGGAATTCCACGATTTCGCTGTCATTATAACTGCCAGCTGCATCTTCGTCCACCTCTAAACTTGGGTTTATTGCCAATTTGCCATTTTTTAACATAAATAAACCGTCTTCATTTACCTGGTAGCGCTGGCGTTCGCCGTGTTCATTCAGCATATATTCAGGTTTGTATTGGATTGTATTTTCATACATGGATATAGGTGCAGGGTCCAGGGCAGACTCTGTACGACCTGCCTTGCCCACTACCGTCTCAATTTCCGGGATAGCGGCCACGGCCATATCCAGCTGCTGCAAGACCCGCTTGTTCTCCTCTACACCTGCATGGGGCAGCGAAGTGGGCATCAACAAGAAGGAGCCTTCATTGAGTGAGGGCATAAATTCCTGCCCAATGTTGCGCATAATCATAAAACCGAGAATAACCAAAACGGTGGGCACCGACAAGAACAACAACTTATTGCGCAAGGCCCAATTGAGGATGCGGGTATAAAATTTTTGGAACAGGGCAAAAACACCCAGCAAACCAAAGGATATAATCCCTACCACAATAAAATTCCAGAAAACACTTTTTTCCAGACCCAACGGACGCCAATACTCGGCTAAAAGTAGCACTATGGCGAAAGCCGAAATAGCTATATTGATAACATTTGATCTTTTGGAACTAATTTTCTTTTTAAGAAGCAGTATTCCGGTTACGCCAAAAGCAATTAGGACAATACCGATGAAATATCCAAAAACAATAGCGGTAAGCCCTGCAATTATCAGAATCCCCTGTATTACCCAGCCCGCGGAAGTACGCCGGGTCCGTTTCTTAAAGAAAGATGCGGCAAATGGCGGAATAAGGAAAAGCGCAACCACTAGGGAAGCCACCAGTGCCATGGTCTTGGTAAATGCCAGTGGGCGGAACAGTTTCCCCTCTGCCCCCACCATAGTAAAGACGGGAAGGAAACTGATAATGGTGGTAAGCACGGCCGTCATAATTGCCCCGGAAACCTCGGCAGTGGCATTGTACACGATTTCATTCGTGGTCAAATATTTCCGTTCTTTGTCCTGATCGAGATGCCGGATGATATTTTCAGATAAGATCACGCCCACATCCACCATGGTCCCAATAGCAATGGCAATACCGGAAAGGGCCACGATATTGGCATCGACATTAAAGAACTTCATCGAGATAAAGACCATTAAAACCGCTACTGGCAATAAACCGGAAATGAGGATGGAGGCCCGTAGGTTAAAAACCATAACGATAATTACGAGTACCGTAATCAGGATTTCCAATGTAAGGGCTTCATTAAGCGTGCCCAGGGTTTCCTGAATCAGTTGCGTACGATCGTAAAATGGAACAATAGTTACCTGCGACTCGCGACCATCTTCCAGCACCTTGGTGGGCAGGCCGGGGCTAAGTTCATTTATTTTATCCTTTACATTATTGATTACTTCCAGCGGATTTGCGCCATAACGAGCCACAACCACTCCGCCAACCACCTCGGCACCTTCTTTGTCCAGGATACCACGGCGGGTTTCCGGACCCAGGTTTACTTTGGCAATGTCGCTTATTTTGATACTGGTAAATTCTTCTGAAGTTACCACGGCATTTTCAATATCTTCTATTTCCTGAACGTAGCCCAGCCCACGTACCAAATATTCGGCCTGATTTATTTCCAAGGTTTGTGCACCAATATCACGGTTGGTTTCCTTTACGGCCTTTACCACCTGTGCCAGGGAAATATCGTATTGACGCATCAGTTCGGGATCCACATCTACCTGATATTCCTGCACATAGCCACCTATGGATGCAACTTCGGAAACCCCGCTGGCACCGGAAAGTCCATATTTCACATAATAATCCTGAATGCTTCGCAGTTCGTGCAAATCCCAGCCCCCGGTAACATTGCCATCTTTGTCACGTCCTTCTAAGGTGTACCAAAAAACCTGGCCCAGCCCGGTAGCATCGGGACCCAGGGCAGGGTTTACACCTTCGGGAAGCAGGTTTGCCGGCAGGGAATTGAGTTTTTCCAAAATCCGGCTACGGCTCCAGTAGAACTCAATATCCTCTTCAAAAATGATATAAATACTGGAAAACCCAAACATAGAGGAACTCCGGATGGTTTTCACACCGGGAATTCCCAGGAGCGAAGTAGTAAGGGGATAGGTAATCTGGTCTTCTATATCCTGGGGGGATTTCCCCTCCCATTTGGTAAAGACAATTTGTTGATTCTCGCCAATATCGGGGATGGCATCTACCGCCACGGGATCGCGCGGAATTAAACCGGTTTCCCAATTAAAAGGGGCATTTACCACGCCCCAGCCTACAAAAAGGACTAGGAGGATAATTGCTACTAGTTTGTTTTCTATAAGAAATTTTATGCCTTTATTTAGCATCTTTATTGATAATTAAACAGTTATACATTGAATAACTTTCTGATAATATCAGAAAATTAAACACAACAAAGTAAGCCCAAGATGGAAGTAACCATAGAGCAAATCTTTCCGATAATTATCGGAAACTGTTTAAAATCAAATTAAATAAGTTTCGTGTAGTTTTTGTACGTTCCTTACAAGATAAGGAGGTGTATAATCTCTAAATGGAACAATGTTCTTATCCAGTCCATCAAAAAGATTAATATAAGTATAAAAGAAAGTAGCAACAAAGGCTTGATGCTCAAAGCTTAAATTGGTGTAAGATGTTTTTAAATCATCTTGACCGTCATTCACTATTTGTGCATCTGAACAGCAAGATTTTTCCGAAAAACCTGCTTCACAACTTTTTTGGGATGATTGATTTTCCATTCCACAGGTTTGAGCATTATGAAATAAAGCAAAATCAACCAAAGAATCTCCACAATAATGCATATCTACAGTAAACGACATAGTGGTAACAAATACCAAGCTCGCTAAGGCTACAGATAATATTTTATGGAAAAATGATTTCATAAGACTGCAAATATATATAATATATATAAAACAACGAAATATAAAAACATTAATAATTCTTTTCGTTATGTTAAACTTTTACTTCCTATACTATTTTCGACAAAAAGAGAATCAAATTTCTAAAAATATGATAAATATCATATTACCGTCGTCTTTTTTTGCAGTATCTTCGGTTAAATAAGGTGTTAAAAAACACATTACTAAAAATTATATTAAAAATATAGTTAACATTTGTTATTTTTTTTATATTCGTATTATGCAAAGCTTTAATAAAATAATAGCTGTTTCATTGGTACTTGCAGTAATGTTTGCTTCATCGTCTTTTACTGTGAATATGCATTTCTGCTGTGATAAACTCGTGGATATGGCGGTTTTAAATAAAGCTCAGGTTTGTGATAATGCGGTGAAGGCTCAGACCAATCCTTCAAAAAAATGTTCGTTCGAAAAAAAAGGTTGCTGTGCTAATAAATCTATAGTTAAAGAAAGTGGCGATAACTTTCAAAAAGCTTCATTTGAGATGGAAAATCATAAACTGATTTTCCTACACACATTTTTTTACACTTACGTAAATCTATTCGAAGGGTTGGAACAAAATATAATCCCTTTTAGGGATTATGACCCACCCCTCATACCGAAAGATTTTCAAGTACTCCACGAGGTATATTTAATTTGATTTCATCCTAAGTAGGTTCTTTTTCAAACAACCTACCTTATATGTTGGCCTGTACTACGCAAAGGCTAACAACTGGTGCGCTCTATCCTGAGCATACCACACTTTCAACTATTTGAAAAACAGAAATTTATAATCTATTAGAATAAATACCATTCTAAGAATAAATAATTAATACTATGGATTTACAGAAAGAATTCTGGATAAAGAATATGGTATGTAGCCGTTGTCTAAAAGTAATAACGCAAGAACTGGAAGAGATGGGAATAACCGTACTCTCTTTGGAATTAGGTAAACTATTGGTTGAATCTTCAAAAAACACCAACACGGAGGTTACGTATAAAGTTACCAAAGTACTTCATTCCAATGATTTTGAAATAGTACAAAGTGAAGGGGAAATGCTGGTTGAAAAAGTAAAAATGATTCTAATCCAACTGCTTACTCAGTTACCACTTCATTTGAAAACAAATACTTCAGAACATTTGTCTTCAACGCTCAACAGGGATTATAAAATACTGAGCAGGCTGTTTTCTAAAAATGAAAACACCACCATTGAAAAATACTTTATAAAACTGAAAATTGAAAAAGTAAAAGAACTTATTCAATTAAAACAATATTCTTTTTCAGATGTGGCATATATGCTGGATTATAGTAGCATTAACCATTTATCAAGACAGTTTAAAGAGATTGTGGGAATGAGTATGAGCGACTATAAAAACACAGAAAAATGGAAACGAAATTTCTATGATGAAATTATATAAATAACAACGAAAGTTATGCAGATGAAGTAGCATAAAAACAGATAGCTTTCGTGTTAATTATAATATTAAAAACCCTAAAGCCCGAACTCCCTAAGGCTTGTGTTGATAATCCCCCAATTACAACATAAGCCAGTTCAGGTCTTAAAAAGGCGAGGAATAAACATTAATTAAAATAAAAAACAATGAAAAATCACTGGTTATGGATGGTCCTCGGTTGTGGACTGCCGCTTTTACTCATCTTTTTAGCACCATCTATTGGAATTGGTGGTGGCACCTGGCTTTTTGCATTTATTATAATAATGTTCGCAGTACACTTGTTAATGCCCATGCGGCACGGGAGCCATACGCACGGATTGTCCAATGAGAACTTAAAAAAGAAGGATAAAAAAAAAGAAGGACAACATCACTAAAATTTATGTTATGAAACGAAAATTTCAAATTAATGGTATTAGTTGCGGCGGCTGCATTAGCAGGGTCAAAAAGACATTGGAAGAACATCCAAAGATTGAAAAGGCAGAAATTTTTCTGGCACCAAAAGGAGCTACAATCATCACTATGAAGGAAACGCTTTCAGTAGATGAATTACAAAAACAACTCAGCAACCTTGAGGGTTACACAATTGAAAAACTATAAAAGTAACTTAAAATCAAAAATTATGTTTTTTCACGACGGAAGTTTCGGAGGTATGCACCTGATATGGTGGATTATTTGGATGGCGTTTATCATTTGGATTTTCTTTATCCCAACTGATATCCCATACCAAAAACCAAAAAAAGAAAAGCCATTGGACATCCTAAAAAACAGGTTTGCCAAGGGCGAAATTTCAAAGGAGGAATTTGAAGAATCCAAAAAATTATTAAAATCAGATAACCAATCTTAAAACATATAAATTATGTATCGATTAAATGTAAAAAAATTCGGTTTTGCCCTCGGTCTAACAGTATCCTTAATTTATTTGGGCTGTATGATCGTGATGGCTACAGCAGGACAGGAAGGAACGATTATATTTTTCAACAGCCTTTTACACGGTCTGGACACCAGTAATATTATAAGAATGGACGTGCCACTATTAGAAGCATTTTTTGGTATTGTGCAAAGCTTCATTTTAGGCTGGTTGATTGGAGCGTGTATTGCGGCATTTTATAATGCCCAAATAAAAAACAGATGATTTTGCATTAAATAGGATTGTTTAATCGAAAGTTTAGATAAGGCCCTCTTGAATTTAGAACATAATTATATCAAAGATTCATAAACCGCTAAAAATGATAAACAGTAATACTTATAAAAATATTAAGATCATTTTGACTCATTTATTTATTGGGGCAGGTATTTTTTATTTCCTGGTACACCCTTTTACAATGGTAATCTACTGGTTTGAGTTCAGTGATACGCCCTTCTCTTTCCCCTTGTTTCAGCAAGTCTTAGAAGAACGTTTTTTGGAATCTTTCAGTTTCAATATGCGGGGCATGGGCGGACTCTTAACTTTATTGGGAGGATTCTTGGGGATAGTTTCAGGTTTATTCTGGATAAACCTGAAAAAGAAAAATGAAATTATTGGCACACAACAGCGGCTGCTTGTTCGTGATATTGAAGAATTAATCCAGGCCGGTGAAAATGAACGGGTGGAATTCAAATCTTCCATACGCTATGATTATTACCGTAAAACAACCAATCGGGAACTGGAGTTGGTCATTGCCAAAACCATTGTGGGCTTTATGAATGCCAAGGGTGGAAAACTTATAATTGGTGTTGATGACGACGGAAATGTTCTGGGATTGGAAAAAGATTATAAAACTCTAAAGCATAAAAACATGGATGGGTATGAACGTGCGGTGTTCAGGATTATCTCTACACAATTGGGTCACGAGGCTTGTTTCAGCAACCATATTTCGTTCTACAGTATTGATGAGAAAGATGTGTGCGTGGTGGATATCGAACCTTCCAACGAACCGGTTTATGTGAGTGATGAAGGAAACACCACTTTTTATGTACGCACAGGAAATGCTACGTATCCACTATCGGTAAAAGAAACAGTGGATTATTTAAAAACCAAAAAGCTTAAGCTTATGCAATACAACTAGTTTATAAGAGAGGTTGGAAATGAAATATCCAAAATGATTCGATTACTAAATTCTTTGGCTTGACATGTAAATCTAATTCGGACAGAATTAGTGGAATTAAACCCGAAATCAGAGATTAAAAAGACGAAAAAAATGAAAATACTATTGGCCATAGATGGTTCAGATTTTAGTAAAGTAGCCATTCACGAACTTATAAAAATGACCCTATCCTCAAATAGTGAAATTCATATTATAAATGTTTATGAAGTTCCGAAAACAACCGGCCTGGGATTGCATACTATGGGCGGCAGGATAGGAAATTACATAGAAGAAATTAGAAGTAACGCTCAAAAATTGGGAAACAAAATCGTTTCAGAAGCTTTCGATAAAATCAAGGCCGAAAACAAGGCACTTACCATAACCACAAGTGTTGTTAGTGGCCTGCCCAAAAGTACTATTTATGAAAAAGCAGAAAATTGGGGTGCAGATTTAATTGTAGTAGGCTCTCAGGGTCACGGTGCTTTTTCTCGCTTAGTATTGGGCTCAGTATCCCAATATTTAACCACAAATGCCAAATGTTCAGTACTGATTGCAAGAGATAGAAATAAAAAATGAAAGAAAAGCAAACACATAGCATTACGTTGGAATCCACCTGTAAGATAACAGATGAGATATGTCTTCCCGATACTAAATTACCTCGTGTGGTTATCGTTGGTGGAGGATTTGCAGGTTTGGCATTGGTTGAGAAACTGAAACACAAAGAAGTTCAAGTGGTTTTACTCGATAAAAATAACTTCCATCAATTTCAACCTTTATTATATCAAGTGGCAACGAGTGCCCTGGAGCCTGACAGTATTGTATTTCCATTCAGAAAACAAATCAATGGCTATAAAAATGTTTTCTTTCGTTTGGCTGAAGTTGAGGAAATTCAACCTGATTCAAATACTATATTGACCAATAAGGGAAGTGTTTCTTATGACTATTTAGTGTTGGCTACTGGCACGACCACCAATTTCTTTGGGATGGATTCTGTGGCCGAAAATAGTTTGGGGATGAAGGATATTCGCGATTCCCTCAACATCCGTCATATGATGTTGCAAAATTTGGAACAGGCAGCTATTACTTGTGATGATAAAGAACGCGACGCGCTGACAAATTTTGTAATTGTAGGTGGTGGTCCAGCAGGCGTAGAAATGGCAGGAGCATTGGCTGAATTCTGTAAATATATTCTACCCAAAGATTATCCAGAGTATCCTGCTTCCATTATGAACATTTATTTAATAGAAGCCATTGATGAGTTGTTAAGTACAATGTCTGATAAAGCATCTTCGAAAACCCTCAAATATTTAGAGGATTTAAATGTAAAAGTATTATTAAATGAAGCTGTAAGCAATTATGATGGAAAGGAAGTCACTACCAAAAGTGATAAGACCATATTGGCTAAAAACCTTATCTGGACGGCTGGCGTAAAAGGACAATTCCCAAATGGTATTGATGGAAAACACGTAGTCAGA contains the following coding sequences:
- a CDS encoding TolC family protein is translated as MLTVLVSLFFFLTGTAQQLQPYLTEALENNPDIQAFELRYETAKEKVEEVGVLPETQFSVGYFASEPETRTGPQQYKLSVQQMIPWFGTITARENYASSLADAQYVEIATAQRQLLLNVAENYYRLYAIRAKQRVLEENIDLLEAYEQLALTSLEVNQASSVDVLRLQMRQNQLRERFENFDEEFKAEQATFNALLNTRPGAAVEVYDSLAVPQEDPVQLPEVPQVHPELLRFDKLYESVGEAEKMNRKEALPDLGFGLDYVSVGEATAMEAPDSGKDILMPMVSITVPIFGNKYKSVTRQNELKQRELNAQRENRHNELVSRLEAAVSNRAEARISYRTQLLNIEQANDAEEILRRNYETGTIDFNDVLDVQELQLNFELNLIEAVKNYYQASANINYLSE
- a CDS encoding efflux RND transporter permease subunit, translating into MLNKGIKFLIENKLVAIILLVLFVGWGVVNAPFNWETGLIPRDPVAVDAIPDIGENQQIVFTKWEGKSPQDIEDQITYPLTTSLLGIPGVKTIRSSSMFGFSSIYIIFEEDIEFYWSRSRILEKLNSLPANLLPEGVNPALGPDATGLGQVFWYTLEGRDKDGNVTGGWDLHELRSIQDYYVKYGLSGASGVSEVASIGGYVQEYQVDVDPELMRQYDISLAQVVKAVKETNRDIGAQTLEINQAEYLVRGLGYVQEIEDIENAVVTSEEFTSIKISDIAKVNLGPETRRGILDKEGAEVVGGVVVARYGANPLEVINNVKDKINELSPGLPTKVLEDGRESQVTIVPFYDRTQLIQETLGTLNEALTLEILITVLVIIVMVFNLRASILISGLLPVAVLMVFISMKFFNVDANIVALSGIAIAIGTMVDVGVILSENIIRHLDQDKERKYLTTNEIVYNATAEVSGAIMTAVLTTIISFLPVFTMVGAEGKLFRPLAFTKTMALVASLVVALFLIPPFAASFFKKRTRRTSAGWVIQGILIIAGLTAIVFGYFIGIVLIAFGVTGILLLKKKISSKRSNVINIAISAFAIVLLLAEYWRPLGLEKSVFWNFIVVGIISFGLLGVFALFQKFYTRILNWALRNKLLFLSVPTVLVILGFMIMRNIGQEFMPSLNEGSFLLMPTSLPHAGVEENKRVLQQLDMAVAAIPEIETVVGKAGRTESALDPAPISMYENTIQYKPEYMLNEHGERQRYQVNEDGLFMLKNGKLAINPSLEVDEDAAGSYNDSEIVEFHRVKNKQLIPDDDGEYYRNWRPEIESPDDIWNEITAATKLPGVTSAPKLQPIETRLVMLQTGMRAPMGIKVQGQNLRQIEDFGLQLEDLLKQVEGVKDEAVFADRIVGKPYLLLDIKRERLARYGISIEEVQQLLEVAVGGKRLSQTVEGRERYGVRVRYPRELRDSPEDMGNIYVPVEGGSPVPLDELVDIRYEQGPQIIKSEDTFLIGYVLFDKLDGFAEVDVVENAQALIQDKINNGELSVPKGLSYKFTGTYENQIRAEKTLSVVVPLALMIIFLILYFQFKKVSTSLMIFSGILVAFSGGFILIWLYGQGWFLNFDFFGENLRHMFQIKTINLSVAVWVGFIALFGIATDDGVVMGTYLTQTFDRNEPKSRKEIRKSVVEAGSKRVRPALMTTATTILALLPVLTSSGRGSDIMIPMAIPAVGGMSIALITLFVVPVLFSWRKEAGLKTLETANNDKRIENRN
- a CDS encoding AraC family transcriptional regulator, giving the protein MDLQKEFWIKNMVCSRCLKVITQELEEMGITVLSLELGKLLVESSKNTNTEVTYKVTKVLHSNDFEIVQSEGEMLVEKVKMILIQLLTQLPLHLKTNTSEHLSSTLNRDYKILSRLFSKNENTTIEKYFIKLKIEKVKELIQLKQYSFSDVAYMLDYSSINHLSRQFKEIVGMSMSDYKNTEKWKRNFYDEII
- a CDS encoding heavy-metal-associated domain-containing protein, with amino-acid sequence MKRKFQINGISCGGCISRVKKTLEEHPKIEKAEIFLAPKGATIITMKETLSVDELQKQLSNLEGYTIEKL
- a CDS encoding SHOCT domain-containing protein, with amino-acid sequence MFFHDGSFGGMHLIWWIIWMAFIIWIFFIPTDIPYQKPKKEKPLDILKNRFAKGEISKEEFEESKKLLKSDNQS
- a CDS encoding DUF5676 family membrane protein translates to MYRLNVKKFGFALGLTVSLIYLGCMIVMATAGQEGTIIFFNSLLHGLDTSNIIRMDVPLLEAFFGIVQSFILGWLIGACIAAFYNAQIKNR
- a CDS encoding helix-turn-helix domain-containing protein; translation: MINSNTYKNIKIILTHLFIGAGIFYFLVHPFTMVIYWFEFSDTPFSFPLFQQVLEERFLESFSFNMRGMGGLLTLLGGFLGIVSGLFWINLKKKNEIIGTQQRLLVRDIEELIQAGENERVEFKSSIRYDYYRKTTNRELELVIAKTIVGFMNAKGGKLIIGVDDDGNVLGLEKDYKTLKHKNMDGYERAVFRIISTQLGHEACFSNHISFYSIDEKDVCVVDIEPSNEPVYVSDEGNTTFYVRTGNATYPLSVKETVDYLKTKKLKLMQYN
- a CDS encoding universal stress protein, whose product is MKILLAIDGSDFSKVAIHELIKMTLSSNSEIHIINVYEVPKTTGLGLHTMGGRIGNYIEEIRSNAQKLGNKIVSEAFDKIKAENKALTITTSVVSGLPKSTIYEKAENWGADLIVVGSQGHGAFSRLVLGSVSQYLTTNAKCSVLIARDRNKK
- a CDS encoding NAD(P)/FAD-dependent oxidoreductase, giving the protein MKEKQTHSITLESTCKITDEICLPDTKLPRVVIVGGGFAGLALVEKLKHKEVQVVLLDKNNFHQFQPLLYQVATSALEPDSIVFPFRKQINGYKNVFFRLAEVEEIQPDSNTILTNKGSVSYDYLVLATGTTTNFFGMDSVAENSLGMKDIRDSLNIRHMMLQNLEQAAITCDDKERDALTNFVIVGGGPAGVEMAGALAEFCKYILPKDYPEYPASIMNIYLIEAIDELLSTMSDKASSKTLKYLEDLNVKVLLNEAVSNYDGKEVTTKSDKTILAKNLIWTAGVKGQFPNGIDGKHVVRGNRIKTNANLKVEGYENIFAIGDIAALISKETPKGHPQVAQTAIQQGKYLGDSILNIINNKSIKPFKYKDKGSLATVGKRKAVADLGKFKFAGYFAWLLWSVVHLMSISGFRNRLMVGFNWAVSYFTYEKSNRLIIRNFKPKSSVKNRTK